One Thermicanus aegyptius DSM 12793 DNA segment encodes these proteins:
- a CDS encoding DNA internalization-related competence protein ComEC/Rec2, producing the protein MVPLSLFFYAAGWGFGLYLYFLQGEEKLFLFLLLPLLLLFFFQGGGRLQHLLMPALFMLLGLGYGYWDGSKETSRLSQIFESLGEAPSNMEVTGVIDSTPVVDGDAFRFILNVEAIHLEGREIPLHEKIWTSYRLQSPGEKEEALSFARGDRVQTRLTFSLPEKPRNPGAFHFPQYLYSLHITWTGKGEDLSRTSRLERGSFVGWRGMEELKKGLGGRLESLFSPEVAGVMRGMLLGDVGEIPEDLTETYRKIGIIHVLAISGFHVTVVIGGLLLLLHFLGLTRERSYELLLLFLPFYALLTGASPPVLRAVTMGFLYLLAKRFHQSYSAIKAISLSFIGMTFLDPRQVLGLGFQLSFFVTFFLLLFTRPLSDRIRRLIPRIPEWLSISTAVLILAQAISFPLLLKATHQWSFLVLPANLLLVPIFAFLIPWGYLSLLFSLLSPEAGKLLSLPLEGVMRIIHDGISGFGNLPSFFFSIPDPPTWGWILYLFFLLFFFSFLMKEEQREGTASLFVYRDLLLSFLFLFLFFFLPSFLSLFHQEVRITFFDVGQGDAILIQAPNGGNLLIDGGGVSFQPEEEWRRRKHPFEVGADLLVPALRAMGVNRLDWVVATHGDADHIGGLKEVISSIPVKHLLGNGLSPTTELERDLWREGEVRSIPAFRAIPGEFLHWGKQVTLSIHGPASSGSENKAGENNASVLLFLQAYGRKILFTGDLEAEGEKEWVDRVGPLDLDLLKVGHHGSKSSTSEEFLDATRPEAAIISVGKMNRYGHPSPEVLKRLEERGIKILRTDQLGAIQVRISPDGAVRLTSYPWK; encoded by the coding sequence AGGAGACTTCGCGGCTATCTCAAATTTTTGAATCGTTGGGAGAGGCACCGTCTAACATGGAGGTGACGGGAGTGATCGATTCTACCCCCGTCGTCGATGGAGACGCCTTCCGCTTTATCCTCAATGTCGAAGCGATTCATCTGGAAGGAAGGGAAATTCCTCTTCACGAGAAAATTTGGACTTCTTATCGACTGCAATCCCCGGGTGAGAAAGAGGAGGCCCTCTCTTTTGCGAGGGGAGATCGTGTTCAAACCCGCCTCACCTTCTCTCTTCCGGAGAAGCCCCGAAATCCCGGCGCCTTTCATTTTCCTCAATATTTGTATTCCCTCCACATCACATGGACCGGGAAAGGGGAGGATCTATCCCGGACGTCCCGATTGGAACGGGGTTCTTTCGTAGGTTGGAGGGGGATGGAAGAACTGAAAAAGGGGTTAGGGGGGCGGTTGGAATCCCTCTTTTCGCCAGAGGTAGCAGGGGTGATGAGGGGGATGCTTCTCGGGGATGTGGGGGAAATCCCGGAAGATTTAACCGAAACTTACCGGAAGATAGGGATCATTCATGTTTTGGCGATTTCCGGTTTTCATGTTACGGTAGTCATTGGAGGGCTACTCCTCCTGCTTCATTTTCTCGGACTGACGAGGGAGCGCTCCTATGAACTCCTCCTCCTCTTCCTGCCTTTTTATGCGCTTCTCACGGGAGCCTCTCCTCCCGTGCTCCGTGCTGTGACCATGGGATTTCTGTATCTGTTGGCCAAAAGGTTTCATCAATCTTATTCTGCTATCAAAGCGATTTCCCTTTCTTTCATCGGGATGACCTTCCTGGATCCGAGGCAGGTTCTAGGTTTGGGATTTCAACTTTCTTTTTTCGTCACTTTTTTTCTTCTCCTCTTTACCCGTCCATTGTCTGACCGGATCCGCCGTTTGATTCCTAGAATTCCCGAATGGCTTTCGATATCTACGGCGGTTCTTATTCTCGCACAGGCCATCTCTTTTCCCCTGTTATTAAAAGCCACCCATCAATGGAGTTTTCTCGTCTTACCTGCGAACCTCCTTCTCGTCCCCATTTTTGCCTTTCTGATCCCGTGGGGTTACCTTTCCCTCCTTTTCTCCCTTCTTTCCCCGGAGGCGGGTAAACTCCTTTCTCTTCCTTTAGAGGGGGTTATGAGAATCATCCATGATGGGATCTCAGGATTTGGGAATCTTCCCTCCTTCTTCTTTTCCATACCCGATCCTCCCACGTGGGGGTGGATCCTTTATCTTTTTTTTCTCCTTTTCTTCTTTTCCTTTCTTATGAAGGAAGAGCAACGGGAGGGGACCGCTTCCCTTTTCGTTTATCGGGATCTCCTCCTTTCTTTTCTATTCCTTTTTCTCTTCTTCTTTCTTCCCTCTTTTCTTTCTCTTTTTCATCAGGAGGTAAGGATCACCTTTTTCGATGTCGGCCAAGGGGATGCCATACTGATTCAGGCACCAAATGGAGGGAATCTCCTCATCGATGGAGGAGGAGTGAGCTTCCAGCCGGAGGAGGAATGGAGGCGAAGGAAGCATCCCTTTGAAGTAGGGGCAGATCTTCTCGTTCCTGCCCTAAGGGCGATGGGGGTGAATCGCCTCGACTGGGTGGTGGCAACCCACGGGGATGCAGATCATATCGGTGGTTTGAAAGAGGTGATTTCGTCCATCCCTGTAAAACATCTGTTGGGTAACGGTCTTTCCCCGACAACGGAGTTGGAGAGGGATTTATGGCGTGAAGGGGAGGTTCGTTCCATTCCGGCTTTTCGGGCGATTCCCGGAGAGTTTCTCCATTGGGGCAAGCAGGTTACCCTATCGATTCATGGTCCCGCTTCTTCCGGCTCAGAGAATAAGGCAGGGGAGAATAATGCTTCGGTTCTCTTATTCCTACAAGCCTATGGGAGAAAGATCCTATTTACAGGGGACTTGGAGGCGGAAGGAGAGAAGGAATGGGTCGATCGCGTCGGCCCCCTTGATCTTGATCTCCTTAAAGTGGGACATCACGGCAGCAAAAGCTCTACTTCTGAGGAATTTCTTGATGCAACCCGTCCGGAAGCGGCAATCATTTCGGTAGGGAAAATGAACCGTTATGGACATCCCTCACCGGAGGTGCTAAAGAGGTTGGAGGAGAGGGGGATCAAGATCTTGAGGACGGACCAGCTTGGGGCCATTCAGGTGAGAATCTCTCCAGATGGCGCGGTCCGCCTCACTTCCTACCCTTGGAAGTAA
- a CDS encoding ornithine--oxo-acid transaminase: MDRSPLKQNKSSEAVIAVTEKYGAHNYHPLPIVIHKAEGVWVEDLEGNRYMDMLSAYSALNQGHRHPKIIQALKDQADRVTLTSRAFHNDRLGEFYEKLVAYTGKEMILPMNTGAEAVETAIKVARRYGYEKKGIPDQKAEIIVCEGNFHGRTTTITSFSSEEEYKRGFGPFTPGFVIIPYGDIEALRKAITPNTAAFLVEPIQGEAGIIIPPEGYLREAAQICRDNGVLFLADEIQTGFGRTGTRFACDAEGVIPDIYIMGKALGGGVIPVSAIAADREILGVLTPGSHGSTFGGNPLAAAVAIAALEVIEEEKLVERSKEMGEYLLRKLQELTPHPKIKEIRGRGLFIGIELFEEARPYAERLKEEGLLLKETHHRILRLAPPLVILKEELDWAIEKIRKVFLP; the protein is encoded by the coding sequence ATGGATCGATCTCCATTAAAACAAAACAAGAGCAGTGAAGCGGTGATCGCCGTAACGGAAAAATATGGGGCTCATAATTATCATCCTCTCCCCATCGTAATTCATAAAGCGGAAGGGGTCTGGGTGGAGGACTTGGAAGGAAACCGCTATATGGATATGTTAAGCGCCTATTCCGCCTTAAATCAAGGGCATCGCCACCCAAAGATCATCCAAGCTTTGAAGGATCAGGCAGATCGAGTCACCCTTACCTCCCGGGCGTTCCATAATGATCGTTTGGGGGAATTTTATGAAAAACTGGTTGCTTATACCGGCAAAGAGATGATTCTACCGATGAACACGGGGGCCGAAGCGGTTGAGACCGCCATCAAGGTGGCGAGGAGGTACGGGTATGAGAAAAAGGGAATTCCGGATCAGAAGGCGGAGATTATCGTCTGTGAGGGAAATTTCCACGGGAGAACCACCACGATTACCTCCTTTTCTTCGGAGGAGGAATATAAGAGAGGCTTTGGCCCCTTTACCCCTGGTTTTGTGATCATTCCCTATGGAGACATCGAGGCTTTAAGGAAAGCGATTACCCCGAATACGGCTGCCTTTCTGGTTGAGCCAATTCAAGGAGAGGCAGGAATTATCATCCCGCCTGAGGGATATCTCCGGGAAGCTGCTCAAATCTGCAGGGATAACGGCGTATTATTCCTTGCCGATGAGATCCAGACCGGTTTTGGGAGGACGGGAACCCGATTTGCTTGTGATGCGGAAGGAGTAATTCCCGACATCTATATCATGGGGAAGGCATTAGGAGGAGGAGTGATACCCGTTTCCGCCATTGCTGCTGATCGAGAGATTCTAGGAGTTCTTACTCCCGGTTCCCACGGGTCAACCTTTGGAGGCAATCCCTTGGCAGCAGCTGTGGCCATCGCGGCCCTGGAGGTAATCGAGGAAGAGAAATTGGTAGAGCGCTCGAAGGAAATGGGAGAATATCTCCTTCGTAAGCTCCAGGAACTAACCCCCCATCCTAAAATTAAGGAAATTAGAGGCAGAGGGCTCTTTATCGGTATTGAGTTATTTGAGGAGGCGCGCCCTTATGCAGAGAGACTTAAAGAAGAGGGTCTTCTCTTAAAAGAGACACATCACCGCATTCTGCGGCTTGCTCCGCCCCTAGTGATTCTGAAGGAAGAGCTGGATTGGGCGATTGAAAAGATAAGAAAAGTATTTCTTCCATAA
- a CDS encoding RNA polymerase sigma factor — MRVEGETGVFDLELIRSAQAGDRDAMIRLLREIETPLYRTAYYLINHEQDALDVTQEALIRIYTNISSYREQAQFLTWAQRIVTNLCIDRFRKQRESVHIDDMERVLPSPGSVEEEVMKKNTAKDIEEAISQLPQNFRTVVVLRYIQDFSYGEIAEILNLPLNTVKSHLFRARKLLQNLLRDYEKGGVRG; from the coding sequence ATGAGAGTAGAGGGGGAAACGGGAGTGTTTGATCTTGAATTGATCCGGTCTGCCCAAGCGGGGGATCGTGATGCGATGATCCGTCTCTTACGGGAGATAGAGACCCCTTTATACAGGACCGCCTATTACTTGATAAACCATGAACAAGATGCGTTAGATGTGACGCAGGAAGCCCTTATCCGGATTTATACCAATATTTCCAGTTATCGCGAGCAAGCCCAATTTCTTACGTGGGCTCAGCGAATCGTAACCAACCTTTGCATTGACCGATTTCGGAAACAGAGGGAATCTGTTCATATTGATGATATGGAACGAGTTCTCCCCTCCCCCGGGAGTGTGGAAGAAGAAGTGATGAAGAAGAATACGGCCAAGGATATTGAAGAAGCCATTTCCCAATTGCCGCAAAACTTTCGTACCGTGGTGGTGTTGCGGTATATCCAGGATTTTAGTTACGGGGAAATTGCTGAGATTTTAAACTTACCCCTCAATACGGTGAAATCCCATCTCTTCAGGGCTCGAAAATTGCTTCAAAACTTACTTCGTGATTATGAGAAGGGAGGTGTGCGGGGATGA
- a CDS encoding anti-sigma factor has protein sequence MNCEEVRELVQRDLDGDLSEMDQENLKKHLLICEECRVFHEKMLEIHSGLVSLPKVNPPYSLVERILPRLEEFDREEEAKKSKRKSLFNRPYIRYLSVAAVFALITISFIQWMYGWKSDEKTDMGREVQSVTTSSKDHQTTPSQSFALQDETATESEKKGEQNLGKSQDASPPPQEKKPDEPKSHFVPMGESENHQSVKTPSTSPQKSPVDPQDPPTASNAPSAKGSEEPKRMTEEPSVNENSGKGEGMAISPPPEQVAPLDPVMGITATPMGDVNPEVIPSPDKSRKALITPTRIEFQNEKGETIYTVTANPGETFKNLTWIDENTVHYEVLKKEDGSIMHLELDLEKEQTVQAEKP, from the coding sequence ATGAATTGTGAAGAGGTGAGAGAGTTGGTGCAACGGGACCTCGATGGGGATCTGAGTGAAATGGATCAAGAGAATTTGAAAAAGCATCTTTTGATCTGTGAAGAATGCCGCGTTTTTCATGAGAAAATGCTGGAGATTCACTCAGGTCTCGTCTCCTTGCCGAAAGTAAATCCTCCTTACAGCTTGGTGGAAAGGATTCTTCCCCGATTGGAGGAATTTGACAGAGAAGAAGAGGCAAAGAAGAGTAAAAGAAAATCTCTATTTAATCGTCCTTATATCCGTTATTTGTCGGTGGCAGCCGTATTTGCCCTCATTACAATTTCCTTTATCCAATGGATGTATGGTTGGAAATCGGATGAAAAGACCGATATGGGAAGGGAGGTTCAAAGCGTCACCACTTCTTCTAAAGATCATCAAACAACTCCGTCCCAAAGCTTTGCCTTGCAAGATGAAACCGCCACAGAAAGCGAGAAGAAGGGAGAGCAAAATCTCGGAAAGAGTCAGGATGCCTCACCACCCCCCCAGGAAAAGAAGCCGGATGAGCCAAAGAGTCATTTTGTTCCGATGGGAGAATCGGAGAACCATCAATCCGTCAAAACGCCCTCCACTTCTCCTCAAAAATCACCGGTTGATCCTCAGGATCCTCCAACGGCGTCGAATGCGCCTTCTGCCAAAGGGAGTGAAGAACCGAAACGTATGACGGAGGAACCATCTGTCAACGAGAATTCGGGTAAAGGGGAGGGGATGGCGATCTCTCCTCCTCCGGAGCAAGTTGCGCCGTTGGACCCCGTTATGGGCATTACAGCCACACCGATGGGCGATGTGAATCCGGAAGTTATCCCTTCACCCGATAAGAGCAGGAAAGCGCTTATTACCCCCACCCGGATTGAGTTTCAGAATGAAAAGGGGGAAACCATTTACACCGTGACGGCCAATCCAGGGGAAACCTTTAAGAATCTCACCTGGATCGACGAAAATACGGTCCACTACGAGGTTTTAAAAAAAGAAGATGGGAGCATCATGCATTTGGAATTGGATTTGGAAAAGGAACAAACGGTTCAAGCGGAAAAGCCGTAA
- the holA gene encoding DNA polymerase III subunit delta, giving the protein MEQWIEEVRRKEYSPVYLLYGEEEYQIEVLLKELIHLMVDPVWREMDFLSFDMTKTPIQTAIGEAETFPFGSERKIVLLKNAYFLTGSTFRTGVEHDLDTLKDYLENPSTFTSLILVAPYAKLDERKKVVKELLKKSKIYHAKPFTEEEREKWLRKQIKERKILMGEEELEVLSYLLPKSLPLANQELEKISLYSIGRKEPITREELEALITHTVEGDVFSLIDKALHQDLEGAFFLYRELMKRNEEPIKVLHLFGRQIRLLIQVKTLTKDGLSQKEIASRLRIHPYPVKLALNVGRDFPLENLFDMFHMIADYDRMMKEGKMEKRLALEIVILKLQAIRKKTTA; this is encoded by the coding sequence ATGGAACAATGGATCGAGGAAGTGCGAAGAAAGGAATATTCCCCTGTCTATCTCCTTTACGGGGAAGAGGAGTATCAGATCGAGGTTCTTTTGAAGGAATTGATCCATCTTATGGTGGATCCTGTCTGGCGGGAAATGGATTTTCTTTCCTTTGATATGACCAAGACGCCGATTCAAACGGCGATTGGGGAAGCGGAGACCTTTCCTTTTGGTTCAGAGCGGAAAATCGTTCTCCTTAAAAATGCGTATTTCCTTACCGGAAGCACGTTTCGCACAGGCGTTGAACATGATCTCGATACCCTGAAGGATTATTTGGAAAATCCTTCGACCTTCACCTCTCTTATCCTTGTGGCCCCCTATGCCAAATTGGATGAACGGAAAAAAGTTGTAAAAGAACTGCTGAAAAAAAGCAAAATATACCACGCAAAGCCTTTTACAGAAGAAGAAAGGGAAAAATGGCTTCGTAAGCAGATCAAGGAACGGAAAATCTTGATGGGTGAGGAGGAGCTGGAGGTTCTCTCTTATCTCCTTCCTAAGAGTCTCCCTCTCGCGAACCAAGAACTGGAGAAGATTTCTCTCTACAGTATCGGGCGAAAAGAGCCGATAACAAGGGAGGAGTTGGAAGCCCTTATCACCCACACGGTAGAAGGAGATGTCTTTTCCTTAATCGATAAGGCTCTCCATCAAGATCTGGAAGGGGCGTTTTTCTTATATCGGGAATTGATGAAGAGAAATGAAGAACCGATTAAAGTATTACATCTTTTCGGCAGACAGATTCGTCTCTTGATTCAGGTGAAGACCTTGACGAAAGATGGACTCTCTCAGAAGGAAATCGCTTCCCGACTGCGAATTCATCCCTATCCGGTTAAACTCGCTTTAAATGTAGGGAGAGATTTTCCCCTTGAAAACTTGTTCGATATGTTCCATATGATCGCGGATTACGACCGGATGATGAAAGAAGGAAAAATGGAGAAAAGGTTGGCACTGGAAATCGTGATTCTGAAGCTTCAAGCGATACGAAAAAAAACGACCGCATGA
- the rpsT gene encoding 30S ribosomal protein S20: protein MPNIKSAIKRVKTSEIRRLRNIAVKTDLKIAIKKVEHAVAQQDKENVKTYLQIATKKLDKAASKGVIHKNKAARKKSRLMSKVNKLLA, encoded by the coding sequence ATGCCGAACATTAAATCCGCCATTAAACGTGTGAAAACGAGCGAAATTCGCCGTCTTCGTAATATCGCCGTTAAAACGGACCTGAAAATAGCCATTAAGAAAGTGGAGCATGCGGTAGCTCAACAGGACAAGGAGAATGTAAAAACATACCTCCAAATCGCCACAAAGAAATTGGATAAAGCGGCTTCAAAAGGGGTTATCCATAAAAATAAAGCAGCGCGGAAGAAATCCCGTCTCATGAGTAAAGTGAATAAACTCCTCGCTTAG
- the gpr gene encoding GPR endopeptidase: MRKGTLDLSRYSVRTDLAIEAHQMAQERMGRSEIPGVKLETEDEEEMRITRVHVLNEEGAKAIGKIPGRYVTMEIPSLRKQDSELNHRVINALSKVLVRFMQDIGIPEEASCLIVGLGNWNVTPDSLGPTVVENVLVTRHLFELMPDQVEKGYRKVSALSPGVLGTTGIETGDVVLSIVKEIKPDFVVAVDALASRNLARVNTTIQIADTGIHPGSGIGNKRKAISQETLGIPALAIGVPTVVDAVSVASDTIDYLLKHLGRQLKESRTPPSARSRLLVDRYTPLYEKPPSFSEEDLPNMEERVTLMGMVGELNEEEKRSLIREVLQPMGYNLIVTPKEVDAFIEEIGNILANGLNRALHKAVNAKNVTSYTH, translated from the coding sequence ATGAGAAAGGGAACCCTTGATTTAAGCCGTTATTCCGTTCGAACGGATCTGGCCATTGAAGCGCACCAAATGGCTCAAGAGAGGATGGGGAGATCAGAGATTCCTGGCGTGAAACTGGAGACGGAAGATGAAGAGGAGATGCGAATTACCCGGGTTCATGTCCTGAACGAAGAGGGAGCAAAAGCGATCGGCAAGATTCCCGGCCGTTATGTTACGATGGAAATTCCCAGTCTCCGCAAGCAGGACTCAGAATTAAATCATCGGGTAATCAATGCGTTGAGCAAAGTATTGGTTCGTTTTATGCAAGATATCGGGATACCGGAGGAAGCTTCCTGTCTCATCGTCGGCTTGGGAAACTGGAACGTTACCCCCGATTCCTTAGGACCAACCGTGGTGGAAAATGTTCTCGTTACCCGGCATCTGTTCGAGCTGATGCCTGATCAAGTGGAGAAGGGATATCGGAAGGTATCTGCCCTTTCCCCTGGTGTACTGGGAACCACAGGGATTGAGACCGGTGATGTGGTCCTTTCTATTGTAAAAGAGATTAAACCCGATTTTGTCGTTGCGGTCGATGCCCTGGCTTCCCGCAATCTGGCCAGGGTGAATACGACGATTCAGATCGCGGACACCGGCATTCATCCCGGTTCGGGAATTGGGAATAAACGCAAAGCCATCAGTCAGGAGACGTTAGGCATCCCTGCCTTGGCGATCGGCGTTCCCACCGTTGTAGACGCTGTTTCGGTGGCCAGCGATACCATCGATTACTTGTTGAAGCATTTAGGGAGACAATTAAAAGAGAGCCGTACCCCTCCCTCTGCCCGGTCTCGCCTATTGGTTGATCGATATACCCCTCTCTATGAAAAACCTCCATCGTTCAGTGAGGAGGATCTCCCTAATATGGAGGAGAGGGTAACGCTCATGGGCATGGTTGGAGAGCTGAATGAGGAGGAGAAACGCTCCCTCATTCGGGAAGTGCTTCAACCCATGGGTTATAATCTAATCGTCACTCCGAAAGAGGTGGATGCATTTATTGAGGAGATCGGAAATATCTTGGCCAACGGATTAAACAGGGCTTTGCATAAGGCGGTCAATGCGAAGAATGTAACCTCCTACACCCATTAA
- the spoIIP gene encoding stage II sporulation protein P, which yields MKKEIRPKSFLKLMIFTTAVVVGAGFLAMYRDEIPYLKNMHGPELEVSLFQAILGVEIPGGLGEEKQKADRATRISWLLGINPKDPLTLLASEIPGLQGYRGVFFDGGEDLNYSDLPMESHPTPEMWAKAESDAILPDEAPKTVVITSKNQSAPTVYIYHTHNRESWISEVKGAKTDSEAMSSSRNITLVGETFAEALKQVGISAIHDQTDIYALLKKEGKPYSLSYARSMEIVETAKREHQTLNYFFDFHRDAIGREKTTAKINGVDYAKIMFVVGKGNKNWKENLKFAESLQKKLEEQYPAITRPIVGYEKSTGHNGEYNQSISSHAITVEIGGIGNNVEESKRSAVALAHVFAELYYEDAVPVVEPIVEGKKNG from the coding sequence ATGAAAAAAGAAATAAGGCCGAAATCCTTCTTAAAATTGATGATCTTTACGACGGCGGTAGTTGTTGGCGCAGGGTTTCTCGCGATGTATCGGGATGAGATTCCATATCTGAAAAATATGCATGGGCCCGAGTTGGAGGTAAGTCTTTTCCAAGCGATCTTAGGGGTGGAAATTCCCGGGGGATTAGGGGAGGAAAAGCAGAAGGCAGATCGGGCAACACGAATCTCTTGGCTTTTAGGGATCAATCCAAAAGATCCATTAACCCTTCTGGCATCAGAGATTCCCGGACTTCAAGGATATCGGGGAGTCTTTTTTGATGGGGGAGAGGATTTAAATTATAGTGATTTGCCCATGGAATCACATCCCACGCCGGAGATGTGGGCAAAAGCGGAAAGTGACGCGATCCTACCCGACGAAGCGCCAAAAACGGTGGTTATCACTTCAAAAAACCAAAGCGCACCGACGGTATACATTTATCATACCCATAATAGGGAGTCCTGGATTTCGGAAGTGAAAGGAGCAAAAACGGATAGTGAAGCCATGTCATCCTCGCGAAATATTACTTTAGTCGGTGAGACATTTGCCGAAGCCTTAAAGCAGGTAGGGATTTCCGCCATTCATGACCAAACGGATATCTATGCTCTCTTAAAAAAAGAAGGGAAGCCATATAGCCTCTCGTATGCCCGATCGATGGAGATTGTGGAAACGGCGAAAAGAGAGCATCAAACATTAAATTACTTTTTTGATTTTCATAGGGATGCGATCGGTAGGGAAAAGACGACAGCCAAAATAAACGGAGTTGATTACGCGAAGATCATGTTTGTGGTGGGGAAAGGAAATAAGAACTGGAAAGAGAATCTTAAGTTCGCCGAATCCTTACAGAAAAAGCTGGAAGAACAATATCCGGCAATTACCCGACCCATCGTTGGATACGAAAAAAGCACGGGGCATAATGGAGAGTATAATCAATCGATCTCCTCCCATGCCATCACCGTGGAAATCGGAGGGATCGGGAATAACGTGGAAGAATCAAAACGTTCTGCTGTCGCCCTGGCTCATGTTTTTGCAGAGCTTTATTATGAAGATGCGGTTCCGGTTGTAGAACCTATCGTGGAGGGGAAGAAAAATGGGTAA
- a CDS encoding ImmA/IrrE family metallo-endopeptidase, translating to MSKWNEWAEICKKKALETRIEYGISPYSPIEVFKLLKEADINVIKEPIDSHISGFFLKRGHSELVFINTKRSIGHQNFTAAHEYYHIKFDVDISGRVCFVGRFDVREPNEFKADLFASYLLAPDEAINFHLYRRGIQRLDDSTITLKDVIDLEQIFGISHTAMLVRLQQMGLSSEKAAVFKPNVIKNARSLGYNVSLYQESNDYAVISKYAEKAKIAFDKGLISSGKYEELLLEAGLIDILYSENEHEEGDLI from the coding sequence ATGAGTAAATGGAATGAATGGGCCGAAATATGTAAAAAAAAAGCACTGGAAACAAGAATAGAATATGGGATAAGCCCCTATAGTCCTATTGAGGTTTTTAAACTGCTCAAAGAAGCAGATATAAATGTCATAAAAGAACCGATCGACAGTCATATTTCAGGATTTTTCCTGAAACGCGGCCACTCCGAATTGGTATTTATTAACACAAAACGCAGCATCGGGCATCAAAATTTTACTGCCGCACATGAGTATTATCATATCAAATTCGATGTTGATATATCAGGTAGAGTTTGTTTTGTAGGTCGATTTGACGTTAGGGAACCAAATGAATTCAAGGCTGATTTATTTGCATCTTATCTTCTCGCTCCTGATGAGGCAATTAACTTTCATCTATACCGTCGAGGTATACAAAGATTAGATGATTCCACCATTACATTGAAAGATGTAATCGACCTTGAACAGATCTTTGGTATTAGTCATACAGCCATGCTGGTCAGATTACAACAAATGGGTTTAAGTAGTGAAAAGGCAGCTGTATTTAAACCTAATGTTATCAAAAACGCTAGGTCCCTTGGTTATAATGTTTCTCTATATCAAGAGTCAAATGATTATGCCGTTATATCTAAATATGCAGAAAAAGCAAAAATCGCCTTCGATAAAGGACTAATATCATCGGGCAAATATGAGGAATTACTGCTTGAAGCCGGTCTGATCGATATATTATATAGTGAAAATGAACATGAAGAGGGGGATTTGATATGA
- a CDS encoding helix-turn-helix domain-containing protein has translation MENLFREIGRKLKKAREENGLTQLQVGKYLGVAREQISYFETGSREIDLLSLSKLADLYGYPSEYFLSASETAEEHDSVAMAFRATGLSEKDLDLLARCQRFLFNLKWLDELLEGETKR, from the coding sequence ATGGAAAACCTTTTTAGGGAGATTGGACGAAAATTAAAGAAGGCACGGGAAGAAAATGGTTTAACGCAATTACAAGTGGGAAAATATTTAGGTGTTGCACGTGAACAAATCTCCTATTTCGAAACCGGATCACGGGAAATTGACCTTCTCTCATTATCTAAGTTAGCTGATCTTTACGGATATCCGTCTGAGTATTTTTTATCGGCATCGGAAACGGCGGAAGAACACGATTCAGTTGCCATGGCTTTTCGCGCAACAGGCTTATCTGAAAAAGATCTGGATCTGTTGGCTCGTTGTCAACGTTTTTTATTCAACTTGAAATGGTTGGATGAGCTTCTGGAAGGTGAAACAAAAAGATGA